The Arachis hypogaea cultivar Tifrunner chromosome 19, arahy.Tifrunner.gnm2.J5K5, whole genome shotgun sequence genome has a window encoding:
- the LOC140182220 gene encoding uncharacterized protein: MCHKESSAIIHFETMPVYQGDDLVDGTHLYEKYKGCLLVAVLQDGNNNIIPIAFAIVKGETSDVWYFFLSNLRQHVVTRDGVGLISDRHESINAVVARSNGAWSPPRAFYMFCIRYIESNFFRKFKALYLQKLVVNIGYSKTVREYEVRYQRLRERGEAYSNWLKRIPREQYALAFDGGYRWGHMTTNLVKCINSVLKGAHNLPITALVKAIFYRLNELFTRKRAEAKARINVGHIFSELVTSKLHANQLASGNIHVNCFDRQNEVFEVREMPSGLEYAFRPSSAPM, encoded by the exons atgtgtcataaggagTCATCAGCTATCAtccattttgagactatgcctgtATATCAAGGTGATGACTTG GTGGATGGGACTCACTTATACGAAAAGTATAAGGGTTGTTTGTTAGTGGCAGTTTTACAGGATGGTAACAATAATATCATTCCAATTGCATTTGCTATTGTTaagggagagacttctgatgtGTGGTACTTTTTTCTTAGTAACTTGCGACAACATGTTGTGACTCGAGATGGTGTGGGACTGATATCCGACCGACACGAATCTATCAATGCAGTTGTGGCTCGCAGTAACGGAGCTTGGTCACCTCCTAGAGCTTTCTACATGTTTTGCATCAGGTATATAGAGTCGAATTTCTTTAGAAAATTCAAGGCACTGTACCTGCAAAAACTTGTCGTCAATATAG GATATTCGAAGACGGTGCGCGAGTACGAAGTGCGTTACCAGCGGTTACGAGAACGGGGCGAGGCTTACAGTAACTGGTTAAAACGAATCCCCCGCGAACAGTATGCGTTGGCATTTGATGGTGGCTACCGAtggggtcacatgacgacgaatctAGTCAAATGCATCAACTCAGTCTTGAAGGGTGCACACAATCTCCCCATCACTGCACTTGTCAAAGCAATATTCTACAGGCTTAACGAGTTGTTCACCCGAAAAAGAGCCGAGGCAAAGGCTCGGATTAATGTTGGCCATATTTTTTCTGAGCTTGTGACCTCAAAATTGCATGCGAACCAACTTGCATCAGGAAACATCCATGTTAATTGCTTCGATAGGCAGAATGAGGTCTTTGAAGTGCGTGAGATGCCAAGTGGGCTGGAGTATGCCTTTCGACCTTCGTCGGCACCGATGTGA
- the LOC112777156 gene encoding uncharacterized protein translates to MATEAAASDHTSVIADEQIVKKEKNEAIAEMIASLVNEDGDDKTGKTDDAQGEEASPPSKTEVEAEAIDKSIDLEEEKPNDSPADAKRHEVPSGEEDEKKDDSALQDVNSTNKELIPESVTIIPELEETPPTEPVVKIEKEQEKQPEKIDVQEDSANEVKESEISATQVQETPKKLEEESLPEASTETIEKSEVAKESKVLEQSVEKEEKPEAELVATQLDKTEAEEETTQEEPAEPEQEQEVVKEKQILEPSTEKEEKSEAELVATQLDKPEPEEETTREEPAEPAQEQEVVKEKQILEPSAEKEEKLEPVTTKEESQDAENPSTVEEEEQPREVSEEEVLKDKNSDEAESAETEKTEPLVTEVEEAPKEPEKQSSEIEEEEQANAAAVPEHSAETVEETNNSEKEEKQVNADAVPEPEVETLEETNNAEEGSAETEKAERLPTGKVDENPIKPEKQEEKSQTVIAETVDEVHSPEKTATVIPEESLKLETAAVPEKADEVEEKPRELSQVEETETKQEVLAENTKKEDKTSVTATSNAGETYHEEEVAEKVVEEDCSKKETSVADEAQNEVAQDVKLVEQVSSDIIDEEKENHAPVTASIAEKVEDVAAKEQEPEEALIAVPREAEIEINKPEEPTDAKASTTPETECIEDKKEVKAESKVDEISAAVKEPVRETLASKFEQQEEESAKKEEEIESKETTSREVPKEAPAKPVQKQSNNIISKVKQSLVKAKKAITGKSPSSKNLNSDAKGDIKVK, encoded by the exons atggctACCGAGGCTGCTGCTTCTGATCACACTTCTGTTATAGCTGATGAG CAAATTGTGAAGAAGGAAAAGAACGAAGCCATTGCAGAAATGATAGCTAGTTTAGTGAACGAAGACGGCGATGACAAAACTGGCAAGACTGATGATGCACAAGGTGAAGAAGCAAGCCCTCCATCCAAGACAGAAGTTGAAGCTGAAGCAATTGACAAGAGTATCGACCTTGAGGAAGAGAAGCCTAATGATTCTCCAGCTGATGCGAAACGCCACGAGGTTCCATCAGGCGAAGAAGACGAGAAGAAGGATGATTCTGCTTTGCAAGATGTGAATTCGACGAATAAGGAACTGATTCCTGAGTCAGTGACTATAATTCCCGAATTGGAAGAGACACCTCCAACGGAACCTGTTGTGAAGATAGAaaaagaacaagagaagcaacCAGAGAAAATTGATGTTCAGGAAGATTCAGCTAATGAGGTCAAAGAATCTGAGATTTCGGCTACACAAGTTCAAGAAACACCGAAGAAACTAGAAGAGGAATCACTTCCAGAGGCATCAACTGAAACAATTGAAAAATCAGAGGTAGCGAAGGAATCTAAGGTTTTGGAACAAAGTGTTGAGAAGGAAGAGAAACCGGAGGCCGAGCTGGTGGCTACACAATTGGATAAGACAGAGGCAGAGGAGGAAACTACTCAAGAAGAACCAGCTGAGCCAGAACAAGAACAAGAGGTAGTGAAAGAGAAACAGATTCTGGAGCCTAGTACCGAGAAGGAAGAGAAATCGGAGGCTGAGCTGGTGGCTACACAATTGGATAAGCCAGAGCCAGAGGAGGAAACTACTCGAGAAGAACCAGCTGAGCCAGCACAAGAACAAGAGGTAGTGAAAGAGAAACAGATTCTGGAGCCTAGTGCCGAGAAGGAAGAGAAGCTGGAGCCTGTTACAACCAAAGAAGAATCACAAGATGCTGAGAATCCAAGCACGGTTGAAGAAGAGGAGCAACCAAgagaagtctcagaagaagaggTGTTAAAGGATAAGAATAGCGACGAAGCAGAGTCTGCAGAAACAGAGAAAACAGAACCTCTAGTCACTGAAGTTGAGGAAGCTCCAAAGGAACCAGAAAAGCAAAGTTCTGAGATAGAGGAAGAAGAGCAGGCAAATGCGGCTGCAGTTCCAGAACATTCAGCTGAAACCGTTGAAGAGACAAACAAttctgagaaagaagagaagcagGTAAACGCTGATGCAGTTCCAGAACCTGAGGTAGAGACATTGGAAGAGACTAACAATGCCGAAGAAGGTTCTGCGGAAACAGAGAAAGCAGAGCGTCTGCCTACAGGTAAAGTTGATGAAAACCCAATCAAACcggagaaacaagaagaaaaatctcAGACGGTTATCGCTGAAACTGTAGATGAGGTTCACTCTCCTGAAAAGACTGCGACGGTTATACCTGAAGAGAGTTTGAAATTAGAAACAGCAGCAGTGCCTGAGAAAGCAGATGAAGTGGAGGAAAAACCAAGAGAACTATCCCAAGTTGAAGAAACTGAAACCAAGCAAGAAGTTTTGGCTGAGAATACCAAGAAAGAGGACAAAACTAGCGTCACCGCCACATCAAACGCAGGAGAGACTTATCATGAAGAAGAGGTTGCTGAGAAGGTTGTTGAAGAGGATTGTAGCAAGAAAGAAACCAGCGTTGCGGATGAGGCGCAAAATGAAGTGGCTCAAGATGTGAAACTTGTTGAACAAGTTTCAAGTGACATTATAGACGAAGAAAAAGAGAATCATGCTCCTGTAACTGCAAGCATTGCGGAAAAGGTTGAAGATGTTGCCGCAAAGGAACAAGAACCAGAAGAAGCACTAATTGCTGTTCCAAGAGAGGCAGAGATTGAAATCAACAAGCCAGAAGAACCAACCGACGCGAAAGCGAGTACTACACCTGAAACTGAATGTATTGAAGACAAGAAAGAAGTGAAGGCGGAGAGTAAGGTGGATGAAATCTCTGCTGCCGTAAAGGAGCCTGTTAGAGAGACACTGGCGTCGAAATTCGAGCAACAGGAAGAGGAATCTGCGAAAAAGGAGGAAGAGATTGAGAGCAAGGAAACAACATCCAGAGAAGTTCCAAAAGAGGCTCCAGCTAAACCAGTACAGAAGCAATCAAATAATATCATATCAAAGGTGAAACAGTCACTGGTGAAAGCAAAGAAAGCCATCACTGGAAAATCTCCATCCTCCAAGAACCTCAATTCTGATGCCAAAGGAGATATCAAAGTAAAATAA